TCTAGTAGGAAATGTACGAAAGCCAACATTGCATAGCATAGTACTATAGGAGTAAAAGATAAAAGTAGAATGTAACTTTGATCAGGATAATCTCAAGAGGTTATAATTTTAGGTTCATTACTTCTGTCAGCTGACAGCAATATAATCTTCAGGATTATAATGAGTTAACTGCATTACAGAGGGATTATAGTATTAGAGCAATGCAATATAACAAACCATACAACAGAGACATACAATTGTGTCAGAAGAAATTTGATAGATGGTTAAATAGTGATTAAAATAAGTTAAAGAAAATCATATTAAGCTGCTTTAGAATTATTCATGAAAGACCTTACTTCTACACCTGTTAGAAAGATTGATATAGAATAGGTGTATTCGTAAGTGAAAGTTAATGTAATTTGCCCAGACATCTACGGGCAGCTCATGAAGAAGCTGGATTCTCCGGTATTACCAGATGACACAGTTGAAAAGTCACCGACGACTTAAGAGTAAATGTAGACATGACAATATAGTACCTGCATAATGCTTTCCAACTTGCTCTGAAGATCACGATATTCTCGATTGATGTTTCTTAATATCCGCAAACACCTACAGAGCCAAGGGGAAACGTTTTGTCAGATAACCACTTAGACGTTTGGAATATGTTATATGAAAACAATGAAATATTATTTGCAAATCAATGACTGTTTTACAATTTTGTCCATTATatcaacttcaacttgaaatagaGAATTTGAAGTTTGAAAACTGGTTTGAGGACAAACTTCAACTTTTATCCAACTGAAGTTCATGTCCGGAcacaatttttttttccaaatactctatttcaacttcaacttcaaataCTCAGTTGTTTCAACTTCACCCAAATATAGTCCAAACGGGACGTCTTCGTGATATTTGCAAATTAGGATGACCAACAAGATGATTCTCACAGAGGGTGGTTAATGATTTTTCTTGTTAGAGAAAGCACACTCCTATCATGTAAATCTATgctttgaaaaagaaaagattcCAAATGGTAATGAAATTCTAACCATAATAAGAAAAGTTAATGCTGAAACGATTCTACGTCACAAAAAAAACCAAGCAACAAGATTAGTACCATTCTGATCATTGCAAAATGATTAATACATCCTCTCTCACAACTAACATCCACACAGATGTAGGTCAAAAACCACGCAGACAAGTATGCATGAGGATACAATAGAGTAACCCACTCGGACAACCACCACTTCCAGTAACCAGAACAGCCAAAACTTCATTGAATTCTAGATCTTCCTATGAGGGAACATAGAATGCAGGTGACATGTCACCCAACACAATACTAAATGACTCGAGACGTTTAAcgtctttctcttttctttcctttttttgtgCATTAAGGGAAAGAAAAAGCTTTTGATGCAGACAATTCTGGCAAAAGGAAACAGGTGTATCTCTCAGGTAAAAGTCTAAAGTCCATGGATATGCACCTGACTTCCTCAAGAAAACTACCCCAAGGTGTGCTCCTGAGTGCCCTCAAACAATTAAGCTTTCTCCTTAATCCCTCAAACAATTAAGCTTTCTCCTTAATCTCATAATATAATTACTAGTTACCTCCAGACAGGACCTTATAGATAAAATAGATGGATCCACtcaatctttctttcttttttacttttttcaactGAAATGTAGAGTGTTCTAATATATCATGCACCAAGCAGGGATTTGAATCCAGGATTTTTAAGGAGTTTTCTTCACAGAACCTTTCTGTCCTAATCAGAAAAATAGTTGCGAGAAACAGTCATCCACCTTTAACAtgaaaggaaacaagaagcaGAAGAGCTCACCAGCAAAGGTTCCAATTTTTTTCTCCTGGACTATGCTGAATCCATACACATCTTCAGAATACCTTGAACAAatgtttgattttcttttttctttatatatataatcTCTACTAATATACATCACATCTTAAAAGAGTCCGCCCTTGTCTCTCAATCTTAATATTAAGTGAAAAGAAACAATATATAAAGCAAGATCACAGTTGTGCAATATTCTTACATGAATAAGAAAGAACGTTTTCTTAAACATCTTTTCCCACATCTAGACCCGCACTATATCCTAAAGTTGTTCTTAAATAAAGTGCTCATACATCTTGTAAAAGCCCTGTCTCCCAGCCTTATcacaagaaggaaaaagaagcaaTAATAAGCATCACACTGGTTATGCAGTTTGCTTACATGTAGAAGAACCTTTTTAAACATTCTTAGCCCACGTGAAAAACTAGAATTACAATTTGTCCTCCTTTTGTCAGCATAAGTGTTAAACAGAGTGAGTTGCTAGATTTCTTTTTTCCATGAAAGGAAAATGAAAGTAAAAGATTAAGGGGTTCAATGGCCATAAAATGCATGGGGTTGCAGGCAAGATGAAactcaattttccttttcttatatTTGCCTGTTCAAGGGAATGCATTCTAAACTGTCTACCTAAATGGAAGCTATGGTAACAAAAAGCCAAGTACAATTAAGTTCTCTAAACCATTAGTTTTCCATCTCCATCAAAACTAAATCAATGCCAGTGAGATACCACAAGATCCCTACATTTTTGAGATGAATAAGGACATGTATTAAACAGCTTCCAATTCAAACAGATTACCTAACAAGCAAGTCAATCGTAAAACCTAAAGAACAAGGAGTTGTATACAAATATCAAGCTGATGAAGAAAGAATCATACTCATCCTTGGATTTCTTGTCAACAGCCTTGGAAAAATCAGAACATACATTCGTAATCTTACAGGCTCCAAGGCTGCAAAATAAGTTGAGCAGTATCATTAGAATCATTCCTGTAGCAAGTAATTATAGAGGCAAAGGCTAACCCAAGATTCCAGCTGTGGCATATTCAACAAAAGATTGATGATCCACTTGCAGAGAGTTTTCCGTGGAAAAAGTATTGATAAATCCTCGGTAAGATATGAGAGATAGTAATGTTTagattaaaaaaattacaaaacgGCTTCTTTCTGATAAAACAAAATCAATCAACTATGCCTCGTCGCAAACTAGTTAGTGTTTCCTATTTGAATCCTCTCTGCCCATTCTGTGTTAATGATGCAATGTATATAACTTTTAGACCGTGTTGCAAATATCAAGTATCTAAATAAGCTTTAAGTGGAAGAACATTTATGGCTACTTTAACAAAATACAACTTACCATGCAGAACTTCCTTTCAGCTTGATACAATGCTCAATTAAAACATCAAAGTCCACAACTGGTGACTCActaaaattaaagaaagaaagtAACACAAATCAACAACTGTAGGTCAAAACATATCAACACGACAAGAACATACAGGGCCTCAGCCATGTCACGCATAACAGTGCGAGCATCGGATAAAAAGCTTGGAATTAGCTCCAGGAAGAAATAAGGACCGTTGTCCTCCTTCAACGAGTAGCAAATTTGGAAATAGCTATCAACCAAACCCTGCAAAAGTCATCCCCAATGATTGATATACCTTTAACATTTCCACGTCATTTAATAATACAAAAACTCAAGCAAACACCTCAAAGAAGGATCTTTGTCTTTACGTGAACCTAGAAAAACTACTAATGCACATAAATTTTAAGCCTACACTGTAGATTTCTACGAGGATAAGCATTGACACAACGACGGAATTACTCAATGTCTCAATAGTGACATGTAAGTCACCGTTTCAAGGCATTAAAACAGCCTCTTTGCTAAATGCAAGACACGGCTGCAAAATGTTATTAGTCCACTCTCCGCTTACCACACTAATCGAGGAGGAATTTGTGCAAGAGCTATTTAAGAGTTAAGACAATAGACAATTCAGGTtcaaaaattagaagaaaaaaattatactccttcctctgttccaatttatgtagcatattttcctttttagtataTCCAAAAAGGAATGTCATACTTTCTTATATagaaataatttaaatttaaatttctcattttacccttaatgcaATGCCACACAAGTGTCTATGGCTTGTTCATaaaccacaagttttaaaagcttttctttctctcttaaactCTATGCGCGGTAAAACAATGCCATATAAATTGGGAAAAGGGGGAATAGAAAACTACCAGAAAATGCAGTGTCATTGGTATACCTCATCCTCAAGGGACTGAATGCGGTCAAGTAGTTGTTGAACGAGTGCGCCTTTATCCATTTTCTGGCAATTGGAAACCTAGAAATAGCAGAGAAAAATGAGAGTTGCTGTGACATTAAGAGAGAGACCAAGCGTAGCACATATAATTAAACTGTAATCTCTGTCTCTAACCATATCATTAAACTTataccaaaaaaacaagaaatAAACACCTTACAAAAGGATCTCTTCAGTAGATGAACTTTGACTAAATTTTACAATGAAAAATAATTGGATTCTaactaaaacaaaaaagaattaaGTACTAGCAAACATAAAGGATTAACTATAGAGCTTCTCTATACGTAACTTGAAGATCACATGTTTGATGCACTGTAACGGCCTTCACGCATAAATGCAAGTGAGAATTTAAGGTTCGAAATTACAGAAttactgtaaaaaaaaaaaattgtttctaGAATATGCAGTGCAAATGACGTACCTCATTTTCGAGAGACTGATAGATATCACCAAGTAGTTGTTGGCTGAATACGTCATCATCCATTTTCTCGCATTCCATATCCTAAAAACAGCACAAAAACGTGTATATCtttcacaaaacaaaaaaaaaaggaaaaatgatatGGTAGAAAGTTCTAGAAAGTTCGGACGCCATTGACGTACCTCTTCTTCCATTGACTCCTGGACACGATCAAGGAGTTTGTGATTGAATGCTTCTTTATTATCCATTTTCATcaattaaaaactcaaaaattgcAGAGGAAACTGAAGCTGAGTTGTGTAACATCTCTTTATATACAAAATTGACACACAGATTTCATGAATATGGTGGTTTTGGTAAGAGGTTGAAGGAGACAAATTAAACAGCTTAATTCTTCCCAAAACCCTATAGTTTGGCTGTTGCGTTTTCTGTTTGGTTCAAATTTTTGGCTCTCTAGCAGCAGGCTATTTATTGTTGCCTTATATGGAAGAAAATGACGAAACTGATTAATGACCGTCTTTCGAactctatttttccttttttggttTTACTTCTCTCAACCTTATtcaattatttttccttttttgcttTACCAAAGTCAAGGAAAGTAACCTGAATTCTGAATTTTAGAacaataattttaatatttatatatagttAATTGGATTTAAATATTAATAATtgggttctaaatttattttttaacacAAATATACTATTTGAACAAAAGCTACTGGATTCGGCTGAACACATATTTCAGCTTCTAGCTCCGCCCCGTTAGCTGCCATGGATATGGAAATCAAAGCTAGAAGAAGAATCTGGAAGAAGAGGAAATCAGAGAAGAGCTACATGCATTTCTAAAAACTAAACAACTATACAGAGTCGACTACTACTTATAACAACCTAACCGACTTACTTAACTTTCAACTAACTAACTCTCTAACTCTAGTTTAATATTACATTAAAATTAACCACAGTTAGCTACTAGATTATTGCTCAGTTGCTGATTAACAATCCCCCTCAAGCCGATGGTTGATACAAGTTCTTCAACCCTAGTTTGTTCGGCAGCTGTTCATGTTGAGCTTTTCCTAAACCTTTGGTAAGTATATCTGCTAGTTGGTCTTCAGTATTAACATACTCAGTTTTTAGCAGACCTTGACTCAGCTTCTCTCTCACAAAGTGGC
The sequence above is drawn from the Nicotiana tabacum cultivar K326 chromosome 13, ASM71507v2, whole genome shotgun sequence genome and encodes:
- the LOC107816888 gene encoding histidine-containing phosphotransfer protein 5 isoform X2; the protein is MKMDNKEAFNHKLLDRVQESMEEEDMECEKMDDDVFSQQLLGDIYQSLENEVSNCQKMDKGALVQQLLDRIQSLEDEGLVDSYFQICYSLKEDNGPYFFLELIPSFLSDARTVMRDMAEALLGACKITNVCSDFSKAVDKKSKDECLRILRNINREYRDLQSKLESIMQLEKEIVSADSSES
- the LOC107816888 gene encoding histidine-containing phosphotransfer protein 2 isoform X1, whose protein sequence is MKMDNKEAFNHKLLDRVQESMEEEDMECEKMDDDVFSQQLLGDIYQSLENEVSNCQKMDKGALVQQLLDRIQSLEDEGLVDSYFQICYSLKEDNGPYFFLELIPSFLSDARTVMRDMAEALESPVVDFDVLIEHCIKLKGSSACLGACKITNVCSDFSKAVDKKSKDECLRILRNINREYRDLQSKLESIMQLEKEIVSADSSES